The following are encoded in a window of Salinibacter ruber DSM 13855 genomic DNA:
- a CDS encoding transposase has product MESTLSQLLPEALATRRRALAQMITGLHLAEHVHLSKVAGRIAGTAQLESKTRHLRRFLGNENVDPERFYSPVRDRLIEWAAQGAETQGSGPIRLLVDTVELSGERQVLMAGIAYRRRALPICWETYRREGVTNAEQQISLLKALVGRFPDEAEVVVVGDGAFHSTDLMDFIEDQGWHFCLRLHADTYIRSFKDSSKGFPKEGTWKQLRDLVPEEGERRYLQDVIVTKDNEYGPVGLALCQAEDEDDP; this is encoded by the coding sequence ATGGAGTCGACGCTTTCCCAACTGCTTCCCGAGGCGCTGGCTACCCGGCGCCGCGCTCTGGCACAGATGATCACCGGATTGCATCTGGCCGAGCATGTTCATCTTTCGAAGGTGGCCGGTCGGATTGCTGGGACGGCCCAACTGGAAAGCAAGACGCGCCACTTGCGGCGATTTCTTGGAAACGAAAACGTTGATCCTGAGCGATTCTACAGCCCGGTTCGAGACCGCCTGATTGAGTGGGCGGCCCAGGGAGCAGAAACGCAGGGGAGCGGCCCGATTCGACTTCTGGTCGACACGGTGGAGCTTTCCGGAGAGCGGCAGGTGCTTATGGCTGGGATTGCTTATCGCCGAAGAGCCCTTCCGATCTGCTGGGAAACGTACCGACGGGAAGGAGTCACGAACGCTGAGCAGCAGATATCCCTGCTCAAAGCGCTTGTGGGCCGGTTTCCCGACGAAGCAGAGGTTGTGGTCGTAGGCGACGGGGCGTTTCATTCCACTGATCTGATGGACTTTATAGAGGATCAGGGATGGCATTTTTGCCTGCGGCTCCACGCAGACACCTACATCCGCTCCTTCAAAGATTCCTCCAAAGGCTTTCCCAAGGAAGGGACCTGGAAACAGCTTCGAGATCTGGTTCCGGAGGAAGGAGAACGACGATACCTGCAAGACGTCATCGTGACGAAAGACAACGAATACGGCCCCGTGGGTCTCGCCCTTTGCCAAGCCGAAGATGAGGACGATCCGTGA
- the murB gene encoding UDP-N-acetylmuramate dehydrogenase: protein MLAGRLGNFLDAGSREWIYCRSPTYYGPNAKKSYSLVFALHPLVTPSSPPANALRATLGPDRLRRDVPLAPFTTFQLGGTADWYADVRSADELAAVTRTARTHDVPYFLLGTGANVIVGDRGYRGLVIHNRARALQVDRDTNRVWAESGAVVYPDLIERAVSAGLSGLEHYVGIPSTVGGALWQNLHFLSPPPDRARTVFWDEVVHSADILTEEGERKTVSADYFDFDYDYSILHDRDDVVLATTSQLEPGDPERMREIMDANLQWRAERHPPLDTEPSVGSIFKKIEGVGAGRLIDECGLKGARIGGAMITHRHANIFVNVDGARAADVCALIDLARDTVEQETGYRLETEIDFIGEFAPPTDAEPTFVPKDPDLVTAADRARA, encoded by the coding sequence GTGTTGGCCGGACGTTTGGGAAATTTCTTGGATGCCGGGTCCCGAGAGTGGATTTATTGTCGATCTCCCACGTACTATGGCCCAAATGCAAAAAAGTCATATTCTCTCGTTTTCGCCCTTCACCCCCTCGTGACCCCTTCCTCCCCGCCGGCAAACGCGCTTCGTGCGACGCTCGGCCCCGATCGGCTGCGCCGGGACGTCCCCCTGGCCCCGTTCACCACCTTCCAACTCGGCGGGACGGCCGACTGGTACGCCGACGTGCGCTCGGCCGACGAGCTGGCCGCAGTCACGCGGACGGCCCGGACGCACGACGTCCCCTACTTTCTGCTCGGCACCGGGGCCAACGTGATCGTCGGCGATCGCGGGTACCGGGGCCTCGTCATCCACAACCGGGCCCGCGCCCTCCAGGTCGATCGCGACACGAATCGCGTTTGGGCCGAGAGCGGGGCCGTCGTGTACCCCGACCTCATCGAACGCGCCGTCTCGGCCGGCCTCTCGGGGTTGGAGCACTACGTGGGCATTCCGTCGACCGTGGGCGGGGCGCTCTGGCAGAACCTGCACTTTCTCTCGCCGCCCCCCGACCGGGCCCGAACGGTGTTCTGGGACGAGGTCGTCCACTCCGCCGACATTCTCACCGAAGAGGGGGAGCGCAAAACGGTGAGCGCCGACTATTTCGACTTCGACTACGACTACTCGATTCTCCACGACCGGGACGACGTGGTGCTGGCGACCACCTCCCAACTCGAACCGGGCGATCCGGAGCGGATGCGCGAGATCATGGACGCCAACCTGCAGTGGCGCGCCGAGCGGCACCCGCCCCTGGACACCGAGCCGAGCGTGGGGTCGATTTTCAAGAAAATCGAGGGGGTCGGCGCCGGGCGCCTCATCGACGAGTGCGGGCTGAAGGGCGCGCGGATTGGGGGGGCGATGATCACCCACCGCCACGCCAACATTTTCGTGAACGTGGACGGCGCGCGAGCGGCGGACGTGTGCGCCCTGATCGACCTGGCCCGCGACACCGTAGAGCAGGAGACCGGCTACCGCCTGGAGACGGAGATCGACTTCATCGGCGAGTTTGCCCCGCCGACCGACGCGGAGCCGACGTTCGTCCCGAAGGACCCCGACCTCGTGACGGCGGCTGATCGGGCACGCGCGTAA
- a CDS encoding ADP-ribosylglycohydrolase family protein: protein MSTTPPPSDSIAGALLGTAVGDALGMPVEGLSHANVRTYYKGIKEYRDDDQRGDLGAGQWTDDTQMTFALVRALTDHPASPDAWPAAVADEYVALRPEARRWGETTTTAVDRLADGTPPAEAGVPDRPTDGAAMRAAPLGVWWAARDLDREAAFEAIRPVLAVTHRHPAALAAGWGQAVAVHTLLGWTPDAFDRAAFWERLVDATAWAEGRLDGDDRVSGRLEALADHLDAFPLNLGDACDGVGIRADEAWPFACAMVARRAHLLENTLLSGINVGGDADTTGAMMGAMLGALHGWSAFPDEWGEGLEAFDRLEAEARALAGALS from the coding sequence ATGAGCACCACGCCTCCCCCTTCCGATTCCATTGCCGGGGCGCTTCTCGGCACCGCCGTCGGCGACGCGCTGGGCATGCCCGTCGAGGGCCTCAGCCACGCCAACGTGCGCACCTACTACAAGGGCATCAAAGAGTACCGGGACGACGACCAGCGGGGGGATCTAGGCGCCGGGCAGTGGACCGACGACACGCAGATGACGTTCGCACTTGTGCGGGCCCTCACCGACCACCCCGCGTCGCCGGACGCGTGGCCGGCCGCCGTCGCGGACGAGTACGTTGCCCTCCGGCCCGAGGCCCGGCGCTGGGGCGAGACCACCACCACCGCCGTCGACCGGCTGGCCGACGGCACGCCGCCCGCCGAGGCGGGCGTGCCCGACCGGCCGACCGACGGCGCCGCGATGCGGGCGGCCCCGCTCGGCGTGTGGTGGGCGGCCCGGGACCTTGATCGCGAGGCGGCCTTCGAGGCCATTCGTCCGGTGCTGGCCGTCACCCACCGGCATCCGGCGGCCCTGGCGGCCGGGTGGGGGCAGGCAGTGGCCGTCCACACGCTGCTGGGCTGGACGCCCGATGCGTTCGACCGCGCGGCCTTCTGGGAGCGGCTGGTCGACGCGACGGCGTGGGCGGAGGGGCGGCTCGACGGCGACGATCGCGTATCGGGCCGCCTGGAGGCCCTCGCGGACCACCTCGACGCCTTTCCACTCAACCTCGGGGACGCGTGCGACGGGGTGGGGATTCGTGCGGACGAGGCCTGGCCGTTCGCGTGTGCGATGGTTGCGCGCCGCGCCCACCTCCTGGAAAACACACTGCTCTCCGGCATCAACGTCGGGGGCGACGCCGACACCACCGGGGCGATGATGGGGGCCATGCTGGGCGCGCTGCACGGCTGGTCGGCCTTTCCCGACGAGTGGGGGGAGGGCCTGGAGGCGTTTGACCGTCTCGAAGCGGAGGCCCGGGCGCTTGCCGGTGCTCTCTCGTAA
- a CDS encoding DUF1499 domain-containing protein, giving the protein MPPFRLGAVLLALTLPIVAEAQSLPDNPLSDCPDTPNCERVARGYEASPDTLYAAAERALESLGPVTLRRPDSSAARRLEAVYRVALIFKDDVAVAVRARDGGGSALYVRSASRVGHSDLGVNRRRVDRFLEAVGAALRDASSTS; this is encoded by the coding sequence GTGCCCCCGTTCAGACTCGGCGCTGTCCTGCTCGCCCTGACGCTTCCGATCGTGGCCGAGGCCCAGTCGCTGCCCGACAATCCCCTTTCCGACTGCCCCGACACGCCCAATTGCGAGCGTGTGGCGCGCGGATACGAGGCTTCGCCGGACACGCTGTACGCGGCCGCCGAGCGGGCCCTCGAATCACTGGGCCCCGTCACGCTCCGTCGGCCCGATTCGTCTGCCGCCCGTCGGCTGGAGGCGGTGTACCGGGTGGCCCTAATTTTTAAGGACGACGTGGCCGTGGCCGTCCGGGCCCGGGACGGCGGCGGCAGCGCCCTGTACGTCCGCAGCGCAAGCCGGGTGGGGCACAGCGACCTCGGCGTCAACCGGCGCCGCGTCGACCGATTCCTGGAGGCGGTCGGGGCCGCCCTCCGCGACGCGTCGTCCACGTCGTAG
- a CDS encoding CcmD family protein: MTIHPLRPSDPPALRPEQERPDTTAVYDSTWTEQPDAAAPDGLDRIMGQDGKIYVVLAVVLLIWIGVVALLFRTDRRIERLERRIDRSISEDE; encoded by the coding sequence ATGACGATTCATCCCCTCCGGCCCTCCGATCCGCCCGCCCTCCGGCCGGAGCAGGAGCGCCCGGACACGACCGCGGTCTACGATAGCACATGGACGGAACAGCCCGACGCCGCCGCCCCGGACGGGCTGGACCGCATCATGGGCCAGGACGGCAAGATTTACGTCGTGCTCGCCGTCGTGCTGCTGATCTGGATCGGGGTGGTGGCGCTCCTCTTCCGGACCGACCGTCGGATTGAGCGCCTGGAACGGCGCATCGACCGGTCCATTTCAGAAGACGAGTAG
- a CDS encoding cytochrome c maturation protein CcmE, which produces MKWKTILGLAGMIGFGTLLFVNFGSQVGGYMNFEQAARTGATAHVVGTWAEDRPTSYDRMQNVFTFYMRDEDGTVRKVRYNNPKPANFEEAEQVVVEGRNQDGTFVAENILVKCPSKYNDAQGLKQKASRSSQETPPTSSTPQ; this is translated from the coding sequence ATGAAGTGGAAGACCATCCTCGGCCTGGCCGGCATGATTGGCTTCGGCACCCTCCTGTTCGTCAACTTTGGCAGCCAGGTGGGCGGGTACATGAACTTTGAGCAGGCCGCCCGCACCGGGGCCACGGCCCACGTGGTCGGCACGTGGGCGGAGGACCGTCCCACGAGCTACGACCGCATGCAGAACGTCTTCACCTTTTACATGCGCGACGAGGACGGGACGGTCCGAAAGGTGCGGTACAACAACCCGAAGCCGGCCAACTTTGAGGAGGCCGAGCAGGTGGTCGTGGAGGGGCGAAACCAGGACGGCACGTTCGTGGCCGAAAACATCCTCGTGAAATGCCCTTCGAAGTACAACGACGCGCAGGGCCTGAAGCAGAAGGCAAGCCGGTCGTCCCAAGAGACGCCCCCTACGTCTTCTACGCCGCAGTAG
- a CDS encoding heme exporter protein CcmB → MDWLAGAWSVFRKDLRTELRSRYAANTLLLFALAALLLVAFAVGPQPLSARVRAALLWIVLLFAASIGLGRSFVAEHEGGTALLLRLHTRASMVFAGKLLFNFGLVALLTLVATGVFLLLLGVSVGTPSLFAGTLAIGALGLTGATTLLSALVARASRGGPLLPVLLLPVLVPVLVSGVGATRKALLGQRWVAAQDELLTLVGFAGATLSAAVVLFDYVWAE, encoded by the coding sequence ATGGATTGGCTCGCCGGCGCCTGGTCGGTGTTTCGGAAGGACCTGCGCACCGAGCTGCGCAGCCGGTACGCGGCGAATACGCTTCTCCTGTTCGCCCTTGCGGCCCTCCTCCTCGTGGCGTTCGCCGTGGGGCCGCAGCCCCTGAGCGCCCGGGTGCGGGCCGCGCTCTTGTGGATCGTCCTCCTCTTCGCGGCCTCGATTGGGCTGGGGCGGTCGTTCGTGGCGGAGCACGAGGGCGGCACCGCGCTCCTGCTCCGGCTCCACACGCGGGCCAGCATGGTGTTCGCCGGCAAGCTGCTGTTCAACTTTGGCCTGGTGGCACTTCTGACCCTCGTCGCCACCGGCGTCTTCCTGCTGCTGCTCGGCGTCTCCGTCGGGACGCCGAGCCTGTTTGCGGGCACGCTTGCGATCGGCGCCCTCGGCCTGACCGGCGCGACGACACTGCTGTCGGCCCTCGTGGCCCGCGCCTCCCGCGGCGGCCCGCTCCTGCCGGTGCTTCTGCTGCCGGTGCTGGTGCCGGTGCTGGTGTCGGGGGTGGGGGCCACGCGCAAGGCGCTCCTCGGCCAGCGGTGGGTCGCGGCGCAGGACGAGCTCCTCACGCTCGTGGGGTTTGCCGGGGCCACCCTCTCCGCGGCCGTGGTGCTGTTCGACTACGTATGGGCCGAGTAA
- a CDS encoding cytochrome c biogenesis protein, which yields MSSPAQPPFPVGRRLYRVVRGVVVVTLTGILAAGFLGEIPQLDILEQSARNLYFHVPMWFTLMAATIVSAYHSAQYLRSGDRIRDLRAREAARLGLIFGGLGIITGMVWARFTWYEGTGVWWNFDPKQSMAAVLLLIYAGYFVLRDAIDAPRTRGRIAAVYNLFAVVTMPFLLYILPRQMPSLHPGGEGSPAFSQTDLAPAMRWVFYPSVLAFLGLCWLLYTQRVRLAWLQEVLRQKALGAAHDDEGAGR from the coding sequence ATGTCGTCCCCCGCACAGCCCCCGTTTCCGGTTGGCCGTCGCCTGTACCGCGTCGTGCGAGGCGTCGTGGTGGTGACGCTGACCGGCATCCTTGCCGCCGGCTTCCTGGGCGAGATTCCGCAGTTGGACATCCTCGAACAGTCGGCGCGCAACCTGTATTTCCACGTGCCGATGTGGTTTACGCTCATGGCGGCGACGATCGTCTCGGCGTATCACTCGGCCCAGTACCTTCGGAGCGGCGACCGCATTCGCGACCTCCGCGCCCGGGAGGCGGCCCGGCTGGGCCTCATTTTCGGTGGGCTCGGCATCATAACGGGCATGGTGTGGGCCCGCTTCACCTGGTACGAAGGCACCGGGGTCTGGTGGAATTTTGACCCGAAGCAGTCGATGGCGGCGGTCCTCCTGCTCATCTACGCCGGGTACTTCGTCCTGCGCGACGCCATCGACGCCCCGCGGACGCGAGGGCGCATCGCGGCGGTCTACAACCTGTTCGCAGTCGTGACGATGCCCTTCCTGCTCTACATCCTGCCCCGTCAGATGCCGAGCCTCCACCCCGGCGGGGAGGGCAGCCCGGCCTTCAGCCAGACGGACCTCGCCCCGGCCATGCGCTGGGTCTTCTACCCCTCCGTCCTGGCCTTTTTGGGGCTCTGCTGGCTCCTGTACACGCAGCGGGTGCGCCTGGCCTGGCTCCAGGAGGTCCTGCGGCAAAAGGCCCTCGGGGCGGCCCACGACGATGAGGGCGCCGGCCGCTGA